A single region of the Triplophysa dalaica isolate WHDGS20190420 chromosome 15, ASM1584641v1, whole genome shotgun sequence genome encodes:
- the heatr5a gene encoding HEAT repeat-containing protein 5A yields the protein MELAHSLLLNEEACSQLREPQRAEFVFEWLRFLKKLLPVTDRADVKQKQKRLVEQLTTVLTSSPGPPTRWLLAHCLALVYRVGDSLTSSLTVDRCNDIIRSKDDSPSFLPTRLAAVACLGVLYEQLGRLLINSFKETLANLMKAVKSAESQGRCEIMLCIEKIQKGLGICAVSCHRDIYKAARTCLTDRSMAVRCAAAKCLLELQREAVFLWSTELENVATICFRAFEGSNYDVRVAISQLLGTLLASALEPRQVIAPRPGSKRNSLGEVMELLRTGFLRGGAGFLRARGDMLKGTSSVSRAVRVGITQTCVVFVSILGGTWLETHFSSFLALLMEWASHSRATQCPADAVSSRRCVSFILRATLGTLLGEKAQIAAAKEICQTISKQKKIVDAALHEGNTETRVSPADVAASQHVLVCALLELGSLLQDLSSTAAPLLQDTSIGMIDTVISVLLHPNASARLAAAWCLRCVAVAMPAQVAVLLDRCAERLNAMKSCPEAVAGYSAAIAALLGASQLCPLGIPHSKSQVVMTLAEDLLRSAAQNSRISIQRTQAGWLLLSALSTLGPTVVEHHLPRILLLWKCAFPLSMRDAESELRRGDFFTWQVTLEGRSGALCAMKSFVVHCKDLLTDDVISRLIPLVSCGVALLNQLPSLAKSYGNQIKSAANVFRLRVYEILTLLQPKTYEECFGTVLKQLLSDLTGPENTACSELNLLPPLCYSQDLALLDLGLQDIDQHYIEEQLQGGGSGGGTLEYDPFTIFQKAKDVPAPLPTASALSVTAVQLFGVIFPHLGVQQRAQILEQFCEFVRQLKGVRQQTVQIHVTAAFCCTLKCLASNRMELGPEEVQRPSLSLLVGALEGSNPLLRCMAAEGLARLVKVLNDPSFTVSLTFMSFDKLKTARDAITRTGHALALCTVYRYLGGINSSQYLSACVGVLFTLSQDSTSPEVQMWALHALSMVVDLAGPLYHSHLEASFTLVLRLLLSTPHTHVEVQQSLGRCLNALITSMGPDLQGDGACVSSVRTSCLVACAVMQDSPDCLVQAQAIACLQQLHMFAPRFVNLANLVPSLCEILLDHSVLINLCSSYLSLRRAVVACLRQLAQREAVQVSEHAVALVKELPRRDNTQLDVTIKEVGLEGALFSLLDRESDPQLCRDIQETLVHTMSSGAEGNLAHWLKLCKDVLSASADSTAAASVETQQEEDGDRYDDSSAFHAKPESSGPFNNLRWSTRVFSMECVCRIIAQCEHGDPAHFNMALAQEQRLHESADFLVLHLADLIRMAFMAATDHSDQLRLAGLQTLLVIIRKFSSVPEPEFPGHVILEQYQANVGAALRPAFSVDAPPDVTAKACQVCSAWIASGVISDLRDLRRVHQLLASSLTKVQTGKDVPSQLYNESSFTMESLAVLKAWAEVYITAVQSSGQKESPGTHPQQQSEEAGAAGPTGAGLLKLVQADLATLSRLWLAALQDLALLTLPPQYSNQLPSTGGSFYTAETVEQARPHYSSAWATILHATALWLNSTGFIMVDEGPSNLSRPVTPTSMGQSTSLSSVKSPEDINTDRIHLILGISVEFLCSPHSGDQMEDINSCLQALQALLEVPWPRSKVGNDQALSVELLSVLHRLLVTRESPSIQLAVLELVRNVVCAAQEHIKEKRHSAEVDDGAAEKETFPEFGEGRDTGGLVPGKSLVFGALELCLCTLVRKLPQLSPKLAGSTTGRGGQNCSLSNTDCRLVTSALVILSELPSICSPEGSVSVLPTVLYLLLGVTREVVKVSVGAESGQLVPGILQALRTVLTSPMSRAEKSRGAWTDLLRCALHTLLEFWSEDEMEPGVDEVTMLTALTIFELNASADVTTAEPLQTRCIKIFRASLESKDPVVLSRCYQLLASLFQGPSAVARPFILALGSRLLSQLEGVEKSRPQSSAELQAVQDGIRALEALVFAADETHRSQLVAELLPLLISLLLDENALASAPAASRLLHESALRDLMRIGPQHSAVFKSLMASAPHMKARLEAAVKGNQESINTKTPAHPVISKNTPSIQLKINFL from the exons ATGGAGCTGGCTCACAGTTTACTCCTGAACGAGGAGGCCTGCAGTCAGCTAAGGGAGCCCCAGAGGGCTGAATTCGTCTTCGAGTGGCTGCGTTTCCTTAAGAAACTGCTGCCCGTCACAGACAGG GCTGACGTGAAACAGAAACAGAAGCGCCTGGTGGAGCAGCTGACTACAGTACTAACAAGTTCTCCAGGCCCTCCGACACGTTGGCTGCTGGCACATTGTCTGGCGCTGGTGTACCGAGTGGGCGACTCACTCACGTCCAGCCTCACCGTGGACCGCTGCAATGACATCATTCGCAGCAAAGATGACTCGCCTAGCTTCTTGCCTACTCGACT GGCAGCCGTGGCCTGTTTGGGTGTGTTATATGAGCAACTGGGAAGACTTCTCATCAACTCATTTAAAGAGACGTTGGCAAACCTTATGAAAGCCGTGAAGAGTGCGGAG TCTCAGGGCCGTTGTGAGATCATGTTGTGTATTGAGAAGATCCAGAAGGGTTTAGGCATATGTGCCGTGTCCTGTCACAGAGACATCTATAAAGCCGCCCGCACCTGCCTCACTGATCGCTCGATGGCAGTGCGATGCGCTGCTGCAAAG TGTCTCCTTGAGCTCCAGAGAGAGGCCGTCTTCCTTTGGTCCACAGAACTGGAGAACGTGGCCACTATTTGTTTCCGAGCCTTCGAGGGCTCGAACTATGATGTCAGAGTTGCCATCTCACAACTGCTTGGTACTTTGCTGGCGTCGGCACTGGAGCCCAGACAGGTCATAG CTCCGAGGCCGGGCTCCAAGCGTAACTCCCTGGGGGAGGTGATGGAGCTGCTGCGTACTGGTTTCCTGCGGGGGGGAGCCGGCTTCTTGCGGGCCAGAGGAGACATGCTGAAAGGCACCAGCTCTGTCAGCAGGGCCGTGCGCGTTGGCATCACACAG AcgtgtgtggtgtttgtgtcCATTCTGGGTGGCACGTGGCTGGAGACGCACTTCTCCTCTTTTCTCGCTCTTCTCATGGAGTGGGCGTCACACTCTCGCGCAACTCAGTGCCCGGCTGACGCTGTCTCCAGCCGCCGCTGCGTCTCCTTCATACTGCGGGCCACCCTCGGCACTTTATTGGGGGAGAAGGCCCAGATCGCAGCCGCCAAGGAGATCTGCCAAACCATCAgcaaacaaaagaagattgtGG ATGCAGCTCTACACGAGGGCAACACGGAGACACGTGTGAGCCCTGCGGATGTAGCGGCTAGTCAGCATGTGCTGGTGTGTGCCCTCCTGGAGCTGGGCAGTCTTCTGCAGGACCTGAGCTCGACTGCCGCTCCACTGCTGCAGGACACCAGCATAg GAATGATAGACACGGTCATCTCTGTTCTTCTACACCCGAACGCGTCTGCCCGTCTGGCTGCTGCCTGGTGCCTGCGGTGTGTTGCCGTGGCGATGCCAGCTCAGGTGGCAGTGTTGCTAGACCGCTGTGCAGAGAGGCTAAATGCCATGAAGTCGTGCCCTGAGGCCGTGGCCGGGTACAGTGCTGCCATAGCAGCTCTGCTGGGAGCCTCGCAGCTCTGTCCACTTGGAATACCACACTCTAAGAGCCAG GTGGTGATGACCCTGGCTGAAGATCTCCTGCGCTCTGCAGCCCAGAATAGCAGAATCTCCATCCAGCGAACTCAGGCAGGCTGGTTGCTGCTTAGTGCCCTCTCCACACTTG GGCCCACTGTAGTGGAGCATCACCTACCTCGGATACTGTTGCTATGGAAATGTGCCTTCCCGCTATCAATGAGGGATGCGGAGAGCGAGCTGCGGCGTGGAGACTTTTTCACCTGGCAGGTGACCCTGGAGGGAAGATCAGGAGCACTGTGTG CAATGAAGAGTTTTGTGGTGCACTGCAAAGATCTTCttactgatgatgtcatcagtcgACTGATTCCACTCGTGTCTTGTGGAGTGGCTCTGCTTAATCA GCTCCCGTCTCTCGCCAAATCCTATGGAAACCAGATCAAAAGTGCTGCCAATGTGTTCAGATTAAGAGTCTATGAGATCCTTACATTGCTACAACCTAAAACATATGAAG AGTGCTTTGGCACTGTGTTAAAGCAGCTGCTGAGCGATCTGACTGGGCCAGAAAACACAGCATGTTCTGAGTTAAACCTGCTGCCCCCATTGTGCTACAGCCAAGACCTGGCATTGTTGGACCTGGGACTGCAGGATATAGACCAGCACTACATAGAGGAGCAG CTTCAAGGAGGTGGCTCAGGAGGAGGGACGTTAGAATATGACCCTTTCACCATCTTTCAGAAGGCTAAAGACGTCCCTGCTCCCCTCCCTACAGCCTCGGCTCTTTCTGTTACAGCCGTCCAGCTTTTTGGGGTGATTTTCCCCCACCTGGGCGTCCAGCAGAG GGCTCAGATTTTGGAGCAGTTCTGTGAGTTTGTGAGACAGCTTAAGGGAGTCAGACAGCAGACAGTTCAGATCCATGTAACTGCTGCTTTCTGCTGCACATTGAAG TGTTTAGCTTCAAATCGGATGGAACTGGGTCCAGAAGAGGTACAAAgaccctctctgtctctcctggTGGGGGCACTAGAGGGCTCAAACCCTCTGTTGCGCTGCATGGCAGCAGAGGGGTTAGCTAGATTGGTGAAGGTTCTTAATGACCCCAGCTTCACTGTTTCCCTCACGTTCATGAGTTTTGACAA ACTGAAGACGGCAAGGGATGCCATCACACGCACAGGTCACGCTTTGGCACTCTGCACTGTCTACCGTTACCTGGGCGGCATTAATTCATCCCAGTATCTCAGTGCCTGTGTTGGGGTCCTTTTCACCCTATCCCAAGACAGCACCTCACCTGAAGTCCAG ATGTGGGCTCTCCACGCTCTATCCATGGTGGTGGATCTAGCAGGACCTCTGTATCACAGTCATCTGGAGGCCAGCTTTACTCTTGTGCTAAGATTACTCCTCtcaactccacacacacatgtggAGGTGCAGCAAAGCCTGGGGCGCTGCCTTAATGCACTCATCACCTCCATGGGTCCTGATCTGCAAG GCGATGGTGCGTGTGTATCCTCAGTGAGGACCTCATGCTTGGTGGCTTGCGCTGTGATGCAGGACAGTCCAGACTGTCTGGTTCAAGCCCAGGCCATCGCCTGCCTCCAGCAGCTGCACATGTTTGCTCCACGCTTCGTCAACCTGGCCAACCTTGTGCCCAGCCTCTGT GAGATCTTATTGGATCATTCAGTGTTG ATAAACCTGTGCAGCTCGTACCTGTCCTTGCGGCGGGCGGTGGTGGCCTGCCTGAGGCAGCTGGCTCAGAGGGAGGCTGTGCAGGTATCTGAGCACGCTGTAGCATTGGTTAAAGAGCTGCCTCGCAGAGACAACACACAGCTGG ATGTCACTATTAAGGAGGTGGGTCTGGAAGGAGCTCTGTTCAGTTTGTTGGACCGAGAGTCCGACCCGCAGTTGTGCCGAGACATTCAGGAGACGCTCGTCCACACGATGAGCTCGGGTGCTGAGGGCAACCTGGCCCACTGGCTTAAACTTTGCAAAGACGTGCTCTCAGCTTCTGCAG ACTCAACTGCAGCCGCTTCCGTTGAGACGCAGCAGGAGGAGGATGGAGATCGATATGATGACTCCTCTGCATTCCACGCTAAGCCTGAATCCAGTGGCCCCTTCAACAACCTACGTTGGTCCACTCGTGTGTTTTCCATGGAGTGTGTGTGTCGTATAATCGCACAGTGTGAGCACGGAGACCCTGCTCACTTTAACATGGCACTGGCTCAGGAACAGCGTTTGCATGAGTCTGCAG ATTTCCTTGTTCTTCACCTGGCAGACCTCATACGAATGGCTTTCATGGCAGCCACAGACCACAGCGATCAGCTCCGACTGGCCGGTTTACAAACACTGTTGGTCATTATCCGTAAATTCTCCAGCGTGCCAGAGCCGGAGTTCCCCGGGCATGTCATTTTGGAACAGTATCAAGCCAAT GTTGGAGCTGCGCTCAGACCTGCGTTCAGTGTGGACGCCCCTCCAGATGTCACTGCCAAAGCCTGCCAG GTTTGCAGTGCTTGGATTGCCAGCGGGGTCATCAGTGACCTGCGTGACCTGAGGAGGGTGCATCAGCTTCTGGCCTCTTCTCTAACCAAGGTTCAGACGGGGAAGGACGTTCCCAGTCAGCTCTACAACGAAAGCTCATTCACCATGGAGTCACTTGCTGTTCTCAAAGCCTGGGCGGAG GTGTACATCACAGCGGTACAGAGCTCCGGGCAGAAGGAGAGCCCAGGCACCCATCCACAACAGCAAAGCGAGGAGGCCGGGGCTGCTGGTCCAACAGGAGCTGGTCTGCTCAAACTGGTCCaggcagatctggcaaccctcaGTCGCCTGTGGCTCGCTGCCTTACAGGACCTCGCCCTTCTCACGCTCCCCCCACAATACTCCAATCAACTTCCTTCCACAG GTGGATCATTTTATACCGCGGAGACAGTGGAACAGGCCCGTCCACATTACAGCAGCGCCTGGGCCACAATTCTCCACGCTACAGCTCTATGGCTAAACAGCACCGGATTCATCATGGTGGACGAGGGGCCCTCCAACCTCTCCCGGCCAGTCACCCCAACCTCTATGGGCCAGTCCACCTCATTGAGTAGTGTCAAATCTCCAGAGGACATCAACACTGATCGCATCCACCTTATCCTGG GAATCAGTGTGGAGTTTTTGTGTTCGCCTCACTCTGGAGACCAAATGGAAGACATCAATTCATGTCTTCAGGCACTGCAAGCCTTATTGGAGGTTCCTTGGCCTCGTTCTAAAGTGGGCAATGATCAG GCTTTGAGCGTGGAGCTGCTCAGCGTACTGCACAGGCTCTTAGTCACTCGGGAATCTCCCAGCATTCAGCTGGCAGTGCTGGAACTGGTGCGCAATGTCGTATGTGCTGCTCAGGAGCACATCAAAGAGAAACGCCACAGCGCAGAGG TGGATGATGGTGCTGCAGAGAAGGAAACGTTTCCTGAGTTTGGTGAGGGACGGGACACTGGCGGTCTGGTGCCGGGCAAGTCTCTCGTGTTTGGAGCTCTGGAGCTGTGTTTGTGCACTCTGGTCCGGAAGCTTCCGCAGCTCAGTCCTAAGTTGGCCGGGAGTACCACTGGGCGGGGGGGACAAAATTGTTCCCTTAGCAACACCGACTGTAGACTTGTCACATCTGCTCTGGTTATTCTCTCAGAACTTCCTTCCATCTGTTCACCAGAGG GCAGCGTGTCAGTGCTGCCCACAGTACTCTATCTGCTGCTTGGAGTGACAAGAGAGGTGGTGAAGGTTTCTGTCGGAGCCGAAAGTGGACAGCTGGTGCCAGGCATCCTGCAGGCTTTGCGCACAGTTCTCACCTCTCCCATGAGCAGAGCTGAAAAGAGTCGTGGGGCTTGGACTGATCTGCTACGCTGTGCGCTCCATACACTCTTGGAGTTTTGGAGTGAAG ATGAAATGGAGCCTGGTGTGGATGAGGTTACCATGTTGACAGCCCTCACCATCTTCGAGCTGAACGCTAGTGCAGATGTAACAACTGCAGAGCCACTGCAGACACGATGCATCAAGATTTTCAGAGCCAGTCTGGAGTCTAAGGACCCTGTG GTGCTGAGCAGATGTTATCAGTTGCTAGCGTCTTTATTTCAAGGGCCTTCGGCAGTTGCCAGGCCATTTATTTTGGCTCTGGGCAGCCGTTTGCTGTCACAGCTGGAGGGAGTTGAAAAGAGTCGTCCTCAAAGCTCAGCGGAACTACAAGCAGTGCAGGACGGAATTCGAGCCCTGGAAGCACTTGTGTTTGCCGCTGATGAAACCCACC GATCTCAGCTGGTGGCTGAGCTTCTGCCCCTCCTCATATCTCTGCTGCTAGATGAGAATGCTTTGGCCTCAGCTCCTGCAGCCTCTCGCTTGCTGCACGAATCCGCCTTGAGAGACCTCATGCGTATCGGACCCCAGCACTCGGCTGTCTTCAAATCGCTGATGGCCTCCGCTCCTCACATGAAGGCCAGGCTTGAGGCGGCTGTCAAGGGGAACCAGGAAAGCATAAACACTAAGACACCAGCACATCCAGTCATTAGCAAAAACACGCCTAGCATCCAACTGAAGATCAATTTCCTGTGA